The following nucleotide sequence is from Leucoraja erinacea ecotype New England chromosome 2, Leri_hhj_1, whole genome shotgun sequence.
TGTGCACCTTCAGGCCCATGGACGACTTGAAGCATTTTCCgcactcggagcaggtgaagggccgctcttCGCTGTGCACCCGCCCGTGCTGCAGCAGCCCCGGCAACTGGGCAAAGCTCTTGctgcaggtggagcagccatagggcttctcacCCGTGTGCAAACGCCGGTGGGCCTTCAGGACATGCGCCGTTTTGAAGCTCTTCCCGCACTCCAAGCAGTCGAAGGGCCGCTCTCCCGTGTGCAACAGTCGGTGGTCCATCAGTTCCTTCGTCGACTTGAAGCGCTTGCTGCAGTCGAAGCattcgaaggggcgttctcccgtgtgaacCCGCCGGTGGACTTCTAGCTGGCTCGGGCTAggacaggccttgccacacaaGTCACAATCATAACGCTTCTTGAggcccgtcatgtggtcctccatcaaaGCTctgcccctcgaagctcagcccgcacaccgagcagatgggggggggggggggggtgggctcaccggcaccctggccaccctcaaTGGCcactcacgtccccgtctctccgtccacagcaacggctcctaaacgctgcaggaggggaacacaatGTCATGTCCGGGCGCCCTCTGGTACTCCGACTGTAGAGCCCTCCACTacggccctgtataactgcagtaggacctccttgctcctaaactcaactcctctcgctttgaaggccaacatgccatttgctttcttcactgcctgctctacctgcatgcttactttcagtgctgtagtgctctaattttgcccactaatctcctatgtgggaccttatcaaaggctttctgaaagtccaggtacactacatccactggctcccccttgtccattttcctagttacatcctcaaaaaattccagaagattaatcaagcataatttccccttcgtaaatccatcctgttgctgctatccaaatgtgctgctatttcatcttttataattgactccagcatcttccccatcaccgatgtcaggctaactggtctataattccctgttttctatttccctcctttcttaaaaagtgggataacattagctaccctccaatccacaagaactgatcatGAAtcttgggaaatgatcaccaatgcatccacgttttctagagccacttccttaagtaccctgggatgtagaccatccggccctggggatttatcagccttcagtcccatcagtctacccaacaccatttcctgcctaatatcaaatatcaagtatcctttattgttattcaaacttttcagtctgaacgaaatttcatgccttgcagtcataacatagaataaaataacaaaacacatcttgtccaattcacgtctcatatcctcaaagttacctttctttaagttcagaacccttgtttctgaattaattatgtaactctccatcctaatgaagaactcaaaccatattatggtcactcctgCCCAAggagccacgcacaacaagactgttaactaatcctcattactcaatacccagtctagaatagcctgctctcttgttggttcctctacatgttggtttagaaaactatcccgcatacattccaagaaatcctcttccacagcacccctgccaatttgattcacccaatctatgaagaatctatgtagattgaagtcacccattataactttggaaggagtaggagagggacccacagccccatttatatcaacgggtcgatggttgaaagggtcaagaacttcaaattcctgggcatgcacatctctgaaaacctttcctggtctgagaataacgcaattatcaaaaaagctcataagtgcctctactttctgaggagattacggagagtcggtttgtcaaggaagactctctctaacttctacaggtgcacagtcgagagcatactgaccggttgcatcgtggcttggttcggcaatttgagcgccttggagaggaaaagactacaaaaagtagtaaacactgcccagtccatcatcggctctgaccttccttccatcgaggggatttatcgcagtcactgcctcaaaaaggctggcagtatcatcaaagacccacaccatcctggcaacacactcatctccctgctaccttcaggaagaaggtacaggagcctgaagactgcaacaaccaggttcaggaatagctacttccccacagccatcaggctattaaacctggctcggacaaaactctgattattaataaccactttctgttatttgcaccttaccagtttatttattcatgagtgtatatatttatatcatggtatatggacacatttatctgttttgtagtaaatgccttctATTTTCTgtatgcttaagcaaagcaagaatttcattgtcctatacagggacacatgacaataaactcacttgaactctaaccagcaacgctaccccacctccttttcctttctgtctatccctcctgaatattgaatatccctggatgttcagctctcaaccttggtcaccctggagccatgtctccgtgatcccaactatatcatattcattaataactatctgcacattcaactcatccaccttattacgaatgctccttgcattgagacataaagccttcaggcttgtttttactagactcttaccccttattgtcagtttattatatttttcttttttcttccctacatgttgggtctgagtgcttcccttctctgcctcctgcctcacatactgtctactagctttctccatttgagtccctcccccccaaccgttctagtttaaagtattcccagtagcctttgcaaatctctctgccaggatattggtccccctcgggttcaagtgcaaacaGCCTTTTTGTACAGgccacaccttccccaaaagaggtcccttgaatccctgccctctgcaccagtccttcagccacgcatttatcctccacctcgctccattcctactctcactgtcgcgtggcacaggtagtaatcctgagattgttaccttcgcggtccttaactctcctcctaactccctaaattactcctctcacctttcacattgattcctatttcacttggccttactctcctatcccttcctcagctttctgccccgttaattctggtgtttTATATTAACTTTCcctgtactctctttcccttttaaCACCATCCTTGTATCCTTGCACCGCGGCCTCCCGCCGCCAGGGGACGCTGCAGCCAGAGGTCCAGATAAGCTGCACCGCTACCTCCCGCCGCCAGGGGGCGCTACACTCGGAGGACCATAGGGCGCCCAGACTTCCTTccctgcctcactcactctctttctctctctccccgcccgcACGTCTCGGTCTCGGTCTCGGGCtcgtcgggccgccgccgccccGGGATCGccctggggaagggaggagggagcggGGAAAGGACGCGGGGCcgagcggcagcggcggcggcggcgactgTTCGCACCTGAGCTCCCGCTGCTCCTCCCGTCGGCCACGGCCAAAGATTCTAGAGGATCTTTGGCCACGGCTGCCCCGCCTCACGTGAGCAGATGACGTCACCGACCCGCCTCACGTGATCAGACCCACGGCCCCGCCCACCGCCGCTGATCACCGCGTCCTATAGGTCGAGCCATAGCAACGCCCCTTGGACAGACAGCGCCGTCCACCAATCGGAGCCGCCCATCGTCACGGCTCCTACACcacgtgcgggggggggggggggggggggagggcaaacATCAcagcaactgcagatactgcaaacCTGAGATAAAACCTCAAGGGGGAGccagaccaaagatactagacctggacaggttgagtgagtgggcagatgcagtataatatagataaatgtgaggttatccacttcggtggcaaaaacaagggggcagattattatctcaatggggttaggttaggtaagggggaggtgcagcgagacctgggtgttcttgtacaccggtcactgaaagtcagagtgcaggtacagcaggcagtgaagaaagctaatggaatgttggccttcataacaagatgatttcagtataggagtaaagaggttcttctgcagttgtatagggctctggtgacaccacatctggagtattgcgtagttttgttctcctaatttgaggaaggacatccttgtgattgaggcagtgcagcgtaggttcacgagattgatctcttggatggcgggactgtcttatgaggaaagattgaaaagactaggcttgtattcactagagtttagaaagatgagaggggatcttataagaaacataaaattataaaaggactggacaagctagatgcaggaaaaatgttcaaaatgttgggcgatttcagaaccaggggccacagtcttagaataaaggggaggccatttaagattgaggtgagaaaaaacttcttcacccagagagttgtgaatttgtggaatttcctgccacagagggcagtggaggccaaaaaactggatggatttaagagagagttagatagagctctaggggctagtggagtcaagagatatggggagaaggcaggcacgggttattgattggggtcgatcagccatgatcacaatgaatggcggtcctgtttgaagggccgaatggcctcctcctgcacctattttctatgtttctaagaagacgACTTCCAGATGGCATCGTGGTGAAAGGACACAGGGCATCTCTGCAAAACAAGTATTACGATGCCAGGCCCCTGGGTCATCCCGGAATCACCCACAGGGGTCATCCCGGGGTCATCCACAGGGGTCATCTCGGATTCATCCACAGGGGTCATCCCAGGGCCATCCTCAGGGGTCATCCACAGAAATCATCCCGGGGTCATCCTCAGCGATAATCCATAGGGGTCATCCACAGGGGTCATCCTCAGGGGTCATCCTGGTGTGAAGGCAACCGTTCTGAGGGCAAAGAGCATGTTCTTTTGGCCTGGAATGTCCGACTTTGTGCATGGGAAAGTTGAGTCCTGTGCGGTGTGCAACAGCCTAGCACCGCACCAACCCAAACAGTCCCTTCTCTCACACCCCACACCTGACTTGCCGTGGTCTACAGTTgcaactgacattttcgagtggaaTGGCAATCAGTACCTGGTCCTGGTCGACTCGTACTCCGGATGGTTTGAGATCGACCTACTCCGCAGTCCCACCTCAACCATGGTTGTTGAAAAGCTGACACGACACTTTTCTGTCCACGGGTCTCCCTTTCATCTTCTCTCGGACAATGGCAgccaattcaccagtcagcatttCAAGAATTTCGCTAAACGTTGGGATTtccgccacatcaccagcagccccgaatacccgcaGTCCAATGGTTTGGCTGAACGTGCGGTGAGAAGTGGCAAACAAGTGATGGAACGGTCCCATCGTGCCGGTTCCGATGTCTATCTCGACTTGCCTAATTTACGGAACATTTCCCGTGATCCGATTCTGGGTTCCACTGCCCAACGCCTTATGTCAAGGCAGACTTGCACTACGCTACCTTTAGTGAAACAGATATTGCAACCATAAATTCGTGCCCCGCCTGTGATCCAGGCAAAACTCCAACAGCGAGGCGATACCCAGAAATAATACTACAAGTCAAGCACACCGCTGCCTCCATTGACCAAGGGACAGTTTGTCCGCTTGCAAACGCCAAAAGGCTACGACCGGCTGGGCATCATTCAAGGCACTGTTCCTGCACCACTCTCTTACCTGGTCAGTGTTGATGATGCCACCTGCAGACGGACCCGACAACGCCTTCGCCCGGTCAAAGAGCCAATGCCGCCTCAACATTCTCCTGACCATACAGCTGTGTCTCCTCCACGGTCCAATGGTCCCACAACTGCCTTGCTGACCCAGGCCCAGATGCTTTACCTGCTGCTTCACCTCCCCGGCCGTTGCCGAGGTCTCCATCCTCACCCTCAACACCGGTCAGACCTGCGGTATCACTTCCTTCTCCTATTCAATCTCCGGTGAAGGGAGGAAACGGTGGGTACCGTAAGCACGCAGGTCGCGTCTGCAGGCCAAATCCAAAGTACATGAACAGTATTAAGTAAAGTGCACACCCCTCATATTGGTATTTACTATATACTCCACCATATGTTTATTTAATGATGATTTGCtgctttaagaggaaggatgtagatcaaccATATTAATCTCTTGTCAATATAACCTTCACCACATATATTATGCATGATACACACTCCACCATGTAATCCAGTCTGGGATTTGAGTAGGAATGCAGACACAGATAACAGCCTGCTTGTCCCTTAGCTCAGTAGTCTGTAAGATGATGCAACGAGTGTCACAGTATGTATCGTTCTCTCAGCATGGGTTTTAATAAAGGCTTTGGGGTTCACCTAATACTTTGTAATGGCTTGATTACAAAAcacgggggtagagagggagggggggggaaggggggggagaggaagcgggggaggggggtagagagggacatGGTAGAGAGGgacggggtagagagagggggaggaggggagggagtagagagtgaggagagggaggaggggtagagagggagggggggtagagagggaaacaggtgaaggttgcaatctcccacccctgtcccattgtgttgtcatatgtaaatgagatccattgtgattgggtgtctgtgagatggcactgtgacatcaTCCATGGAAAGTGCTGCAAGCGTCTCCCACTGAAAagctgttaattttttttaataaacaattaaaacTTGAAAATCTTTGAAAATATAGGTTATAATGTAACAGGAAGATGTTTATCCCGTtgagggaaaaatgtgagtagaatgtgtgaaaatgggaaggctgtggccaagcGTTGTAAGAAAATAAGAATGAACCAGATCGTGCCCAGAtgacacatacacccacacacgcatacacacgagaagagttttagtaatatatagatatatgatttggacaaatatatggataaGAAGTGTTTAGAGGGTTATGAACCAAATAGAACTAGCCCAGTGTGCTAGCCCGTGGCATTAGGGTTTCGGATGAGTGGCTTCAGGCTATTACCATGACAACTCGATGACTCAATACTCTAATTATTTAAGAAAACTCAAGTCGAACGGTATTCAGATGATTGCCTTTATAGATTCCACAGAGGAATGTAAGAACAAATGAAAAAGTTGTTTAatttttccagcagtttgtatttatgTCTCTGGATAATGATTTCTATAGTGGTTTGACAGGTAAAAATGTACAAATGCATACTataaaaaaacattgtatttCATTTCCATGACTTTGTCATAATATAATTATTATTGTACAGTGCAGAAATGAAGTAAATATTGGATTTGGAAAATAAGAGCAAATAAACTGTCAGGCGTTTGGAGGGctggtctggtgctgtgaggtcagTCAGAAGAAGGCTGGGTTGGTGTGCTCTATAATACACCGCTTGCAATGGCGTTTCACAAACTGCAGGGCCTCCACAGAGATATCACAATCCTGCACGTTCAAAGCCTGTAGCTCAAAGCAGTTTGCTGCGACGATCTTCAACCCGCGGCCAGTGATGCTCTCGCACGATCTGAGACTTAGCCTCTTGAGGTTGTAGCAGTTCAATGCCAGAACCTCCATGCCAGCATCAGAAACCAGCAGGCACTTGCCAATGTCCAGGGACTTGAGTTTTGTGCAGTTCTTGGCCAGGTACTCAATGCCGTGGTCAGTCAGCCCATCGCAACCTCGTGCATTCAGGTAGCGCAGTTTGCTGCAGTACTTGGCTATGTAGCGGACTCCAACATCCGTGATCCGCACGCAGTGAGCAATGCTGAGATACTTCAGATGTGCTTCCAGCTTTGCCACCTCTCTCATACCAAAGTCAGTCACCGCCCGGCAGTCACTGACACTCAGCTCTTTGATTGTGGTGCAATAAAGCATGAGGAAGTGCAGGCCCTCGTCGGTGACACGGATACACCTGCGCAAGTACAGGTGTGTCAGCTGCGTGCAGTGGGCTGCTATCGTGTGCAGCCCCTGGTCCTCCAGGAGAAAGCAGTCGGTCATGTTCAGGTAACGGATGGAGGTTTGCTTCCCGTGAAGTGGGGAGAGTTTCACACAAGcctccttcgtcagactgatgcaGGTTATCTTGGAGCAACCTAGACAACAAAGGATCATGTTACTCAACCCTGAGCTGACCAGTCTAGACAACaaggaaagtagacaaaaatgctggagaaactcagcgggtgaggcagcatctatggagcgaaggaaataggcaacgttttgggtcgaaacccttcttctagaCAGCAAGGATCATGTTACTCAACCCTTATCTGACGTACTAGCTGACTAATCTAGACAACAAGAATCATTGTTATCTGACATACTAGCTGACCAATAGCCAAGGACACTGAGGAGAGGGAGGCTCTTTAGTTCACCTTGCCCCTGCCTGCGAGTGATCCATTTTCCTTCATCCTACTGCTGTTTCTTTACTATTTTATTGTCCTTTTATCTACGATTTATCCACATCAGTGGATGatgtggatgagaacgtacagggcaagattagcaagtttgctgatggtatAAAAGTGggcggttttgcagatagtgaagatggtcctttattgtcacgtgtacagaggtacagtgaaagttgatttaccatacagtcataccaaaaaaagcaagacagtgaagatggttgtgaacgattgcagcaggatctggatcgataggccaggtgggtggaggaatggttgatggaatttaatacaaagtgtgaggtgttgcattttggaaagtctaacatggataGGACCTACATAGTAAacggtcggcctctgggtagtgtttgtagagcagagggatcaaggaataCATGCGCATGGTTCCTCGAAGgtcaagtcacaggtagataaggtaataaggcagagtattgagtatagaaattgggaggtcatgttgcagctgtataagacgttggtgaggttgcAGAGTATcgggttcagtttagttcagttcagccaGGGGTGCtggggagatggctgccctgccggcagtctgtatgttttttctttatttttgttattttttagtgcgttaaaagtttttgtattaatgttcttcggtttgttttatgtagggggaggggtcgggggaaacattttttcaagtTCTCACCTTCCCGgggatgtgatcaattttcggatgacattctccgggctctgcggcctaccatcgatggagctggaggcctcctcgcactggtg
It contains:
- the fbxl7 gene encoding F-box/LRR-repeat protein 7 isoform X1, coding for MGANSGKECGSDGKGSSSISSDISSSTDHTLTKAARNAAASEDSDLSMRTLNTPSPALIYSVTTSPVQNGQTSSTSSSSVTGEATTKVPTLVPVPPCGIRPASRLRREQSPIDRLPDHTLIDMFSHLPTNQLCRCTRVCRRWYSLCWDPRLWRTIRLTDETVNVDKALRVLTRRLCQDTPNVCLMLENLIILSCRRLSDRGLYTIAQCCPELRQLEVPGCYNISNEALYDLVSRCPNLEQLDVSGCSKITCISLTKEACVKLSPLHGKQTSIRYLNMTDCFLLEDQGLHTIAAHCTQLTHLYLRRCIRVTDEGLHFLMLYCTTIKELSVSDCRAVTDFGMREVAKLEAHLKYLSIAHCVRITDVGVRYIAKYCSKLRYLNARGCDGLTDHGIEYLAKNCTKLKSLDIGKCLLVSDAGMEVLALNCYNLKRLSLRSCESITGRGLKIVAANCFELQALNVQDCDISVEALQFVKRHCKRCIIEHTNPAFF
- the fbxl7 gene encoding F-box/LRR-repeat protein 7 isoform X2, with product MRTLNTPSPALIYSVTTSPVQNGQTSSTSSSSVTGEATTKVPTLVPVPPCGIRPASRLRREQSPIDRLPDHTLIDMFSHLPTNQLCRCTRVCRRWYSLCWDPRLWRTIRLTDETVNVDKALRVLTRRLCQDTPNVCLMLENLIILSCRRLSDRGLYTIAQCCPELRQLEVPGCYNISNEALYDLVSRCPNLEQLDVSGCSKITCISLTKEACVKLSPLHGKQTSIRYLNMTDCFLLEDQGLHTIAAHCTQLTHLYLRRCIRVTDEGLHFLMLYCTTIKELSVSDCRAVTDFGMREVAKLEAHLKYLSIAHCVRITDVGVRYIAKYCSKLRYLNARGCDGLTDHGIEYLAKNCTKLKSLDIGKCLLVSDAGMEVLALNCYNLKRLSLRSCESITGRGLKIVAANCFELQALNVQDCDISVEALQFVKRHCKRCIIEHTNPAFF